In Legionella israelensis, the genomic window GGCTTTATTGCTTATTGGATATTCCCTCTACCGATATTTTGCTTTTTATGACACCCGCTCCAGTGATGCTTATGTTTCAGCGCATGTCATTAACATGGCGCCGCTTGTTTCAGGTCCTGTCACTGGAATTTTTATTCGCGAGAATCAGGCTGTTAGAAAAGGAGAAAAGCTCATTGAAATTGATCCTCTTCCTTATCTGTATGCAGTCAGGAAAGCTGAATCAGCGCTTAATATAGCTCGTTTAAATTATGAGAATGACAAAATGGCTCTCATCATGGCTCAACAAAAATTAAAGCAGGCCAAACTTATACTGGCTTTAAGTCAGGATCATTTTGCGCGCTATTCCAAGTTGGAAATAAAAGGGGATATGGCCAAAATAACATTAATTGATTTGACTGAAAAAATAAAACAACAAGAAGCTGCAGTAGAGGAGGCGGTTCAGGAATTAAAAATAGCTGAGATCAATGTGGATGACAATCCCATATTAAAAGCCCAGGCCGAGCTCGATGAAGCCAGATATCTCTATGAACACACTACGATAAAAGCACCGGCAACAGGGTATGTGACAAATTTTAATTTACGTATTGGTCAATATGTCAAAACAGGGGAAGGTTTATTCGCCTTGATAGATACCAATATTTGGTGGATAGTCACTCGTTATCGGGAAACAGCTCTGCGTTTAATTAAACCGGGCGATAAGGCCAGAATTATGATCGATATGTATCCAGGGAAAGTTTTCCATGGGCATGTTGAAAGTATTGGCTGGGGTATAAATCGTGTGCAATCTGGAAATGTGGCTAAATCTACATTAAGTTACCTGGAGCCTACGGAAGATTGGATAAGAATTGCTCAGCGTTTCCCCGTGAGAATTCTTATTGATGATTTGACGGAAAAATATCCTCTGCGTATAGGTGCCAGCGCAACCACTGTAACTTATCGGTGATCCCGTGTCTGCTTTCCTGCCTTTCATACCGCAAACCGCTGAAAACCGTGCAGCAATACGAACGGCCATCGCAACGTTAACAGCCGTACTCTTAGCATTTAAGTTTCATTTTGAAACACCCTATTGGTCTGGAATGACTGTGGTTATTACTTCTAATCTGTATACCGGAAATATCATTGACAAGGCTTTAATGCGGATTATCGGAACCATTGCCGGCGCATTTCTCGGCTTTATTGCAGCCGGCCTTGTGGTTAACAGTTTTTTGCTGTATTTACTAACCAGTTTTTTATTAGTGGCTGTTGCTGTTTATTATTATAACTTCAGCCGTTATGCCTATGCCTGGCTACTTGGCTCACTGACTGCTCTTATCATCATTTCTCAGTTGGCTGTCAATCCGCAAAATGTTCTTTATGTGGCGATCTGGCGTTCGGTCGAAATTGCTTTGGGCGTTTTTGTGTCCTCTCTGTTCGCCTTATCCGTGTTCCCTAATCCCATAAAAAAGATTCTAATTAAGCAATTTGATATATTGTTAGCGGATTTAGACAAATGTTTAAAGCAATTATATGCTTGTCTTACGGATTCTTCCAAGGATTTTCAGACACTGGCAGAATCGAATGTGCAACTAAAAATACATTGCCGAAAAGCTGTTGAGCTTATCGGAGCTATGCCTAAAGACCCCAGTATAAAAAAGGAAAATATTGACCGATATCGAGCTTTGCTGGAGTCCATTTATCAGTTAGCACGCTTATTTCAGTATCAAATCAGTCAGCCAATAAAGCCATATCATTTGCCAGTATTCTTACCTTTAAAAGAGGTTTTTCATGCTTTAGAGAACGATATTTCTTCTTTACGATTCGCACTAAAAAAACCTCAATCTAGGCAACAGCCACTTCAATTACAGGCTTCTTTACAGCAATTTGAACTGCAATTTAAGAAAAATCGTTCGCTTTTGACCGCCTTTTTACCGTCAATTTACTCATTAAGTCATTTTATGAAAGGGGTAGAGCAGCATCTGATGGCCATGAAATTACTTTTAGAAAGAAAGGAGATTAAGGAACAGCCCTCGATTTACATCAATGCGCAAAAAAGGCTGCGAAACGATCCCGATATTATTAAACATAGCGTTAGAGCAGGCATCACGATTGTGCTGGCCTTGCTCATTTGGCTTGCCAGTAGCTGGCCAGGAGGAATCAACGGTATTATAAGCAGCATTGTTATTTCGGTCCGTAAACATCTTTATGAGATGAAAAACATCAGCAGCCATCGTTTTATAGGATGTTTTATAGGTGGTGGGATTGCCTTGACTTCGCTTGCTCTGGTTCGAATGAATCTTTATGATTTTATTGTTATTTTATTGTTTTCAGTTTGGTTATTTTCCTATTTTTCTTTTAAATATCCTCAATATGCCTATATAGGTCTGCAGGCGAATATCGCTCTTATCATTACTCTGGCTCAGGGAGGTGGGCCACCCCATACTCTTGCACCGCCTCTGGAACGCCTGGCCGGTATTATCATGGGGATTATTGCCAGCTTTGCTGTCGGCAATCTTTTATGGCGTACGGATGCCTGGATCATCTTGCGGCGTTATTTAAATAAATTGTTCTATTACATGACAGAAAACTTAAACACAGTGCTCTGTAGTAAAAAAGAGGATGTTCGTCTGCATGATCTGACCAATTTATTCTGGCTTAGTCGCGGTTTGATTGAAACTTTGAGTGCTCAAAAACTAAGTGCAGGAAAAGAGAAGCAATTGGTTGGTTTGAGAAACAGGTTTGAACATTATGTCATTATCCAGGCTACTATTAGTTATGTCTATTCCAGTGTAAACATTGAAAAAGCAAGAACAACAGCGAAAAATTACGATTTGCCTTTGACTGTCATTGAAACCGGTATTATTGACTTATATCGATATAAAAAGAAAAAAACAGTACCGGCGCTTGAAAAACAACTGCAACAGAGTTTTGCTGTTATTCAGCATATGCCTTTAAAAGAAAATGGCAGTGATGATGAGCTTAGGAATATACTGGCTTATTTGAACGCTTTAAAGCAATTCTTTTTGAAATATATCTAACCTCAGCTTGATGCTCGTCAAGTTGAGGTTAGATATATTTCAAACAAAATGAACAAGGGTTGATCTTTTTTGTGGCATTCAGTATCCTGTGCCAAATTAAAAAATGTTTAAACTTATGTTCAGGTATTCTTTTTTTCTTTTAACGCTTATCAGCCATATGGTTTCTGCCAGTGTGTATCCAGTTATGGTTGGTAATGAAAAAGTTCTCATTAAAGTCTGGCAAGGAGAGGGGAAAAAAACTTTTGTTCATCTGCATCAGAATGAAACCACAGCCTTAAAAGCTGCTAAGACCGTTTTCAGACAGCAGAAAGCCGGCTTACTGACGCTGCAACATTCTGGCGGCAGAAATATTCATTTTCGATTAAATCATCAACGTTTTGAATTTGACCCTAACCGTATTTTTACCGATAAGGGCATAAAAGCGAGTTTAAAAAAATACAGCCATTATACACCTGAAGCCTATCAGGAAGTAAAAAAATTAGCAGAGGCCATATTAAAGCATTTACCTGAAGGGCGAATCATCGCCGTTCATAATAATCAGGGTTACTCCATTCGTGATTATTTGCCAGGGCATTCATTGGCTTCTGATGCAAAAGCCGTTTATTTATCACCCGGACATTATTTCCGCAATTTTTATCTGGTTACCCAAAAAAAGGATTATCTTCACTTCAAAACATTAGGATTAAATGGCGTTTTACAGGCTGAAAATGCAAGCGATGATGGTTCACTATCCGTTTTGTTTCGCCATAAATCCTATATTAATGTTGAGGCCGGGTATAATCAGTTGTCAGAGCAAATCCAAATGCTTAACCTGGCCTGAAACAGGTATTTTATTGAATAATACAGCGACTCATTTTATTTTTTTCAGAACCTGTTGAGTCCACAGGAGGATATACATCGGCCGAAAAAAACTGCCAGGCTCTGGACATATTTTTCACGGTATCGTCTTCTACAAAACTTGGACTCGGGCTGTAGCTTTGCCTCATCTCATCTGTGGCTAGATTGCCTACACAAACCACATCTTCAAAGCTGCCGAGCGCAAAAGAACCGAGATAATGCGTTTTAGTATGGTGTTTTTCTTTATCAAGTTTAAGACGCAAGTCCCAGGGCAGGGTAGACATGTAGTCTTCCCATGTTTTTTCTTCAATAAATTCGACTTTGGTGACGCCCTCGATTTTTTTTATTTCCTCACATAGGGTGTCTTGATCTATTTGATAATCGTTCTTGCCTGGAGGTAAATTGACATAAATGGTGCACAAGCGACCATCTTCAGGATTAGTGCGATTGTCTCTCGTTGTAATTAAAGCCAGATGACCAAAACCGTCCTCATTCAAGGCTTCTGAAAAATATTGCTGTTTGGGAGGAAGTCCTTTGATCTTGCATACCGCCACAGGATAACGGTAATATTCCAGCTGCTCAACACAATTTTTTTCGACCTCCGTTAAATCCAGTCCCATCTTCGGCCAGTTTAGTGGAGAAGTGGCCAGAATCAATGCATCGGCAGAAAGAACGTGTTCCATGCCATTTTGTTGATAGTGAATTCTGATGCCATCATTATTGTTGCAATTACGTTCAATTTTCGTGATGTCCACCTTAGTACGTACTTCAAACCCGGCAGCGATTTTTTCCATTAACAACTGAAAACCACCTTTAATGGATAGTAAGGGCGGTTGTCTCAGCAATGTCTCAGAAAGCATAATATCCGGAACGGTCATTTTACCAAAGTATTCAAGAATTGAGTAAGTCGGACAATGAGTGATGGCGCCGTAACCAAAGCCAGGTACAAACAATTTGGCAAAAAGAGGCAGAACTTTCATTCCTTTTGCTTCCGCATATTCAGAAAAAGGTTGTTGCAGGTACTCGGGAAGTGGTGTTTTTTGCTGCTTTGCCTGTTTATAGACAGCATAATCTTGATTAAAGGTATAAAGTTCCTGAGCTACTGCTCTAGCTAAAGAAAATTTTTGCAAGAATGATTGCTGCTGATGGTACTGAGTAAATTCAGTATCTTCTGTCTGAGCAGGCAAGACCATTTCAAACTCGAGATGGTGTTCTTTGACGGCATTGTAAGTTACAAAAAATTATATAATGGCCATTAAGAGAGTAGCCCCTTATTGTAAAAATAAAGGGCACGGGCGTGAGCGACCGTCGCGGAATAGGTTTTAACAACCGTCTGGATCAAGGTACTCTAGCCCTGCTCTCGAAACGTTTGAATAGTTGAAAGGACTCTGATTAAAGAACGTCCGCTTACAATCCTAAACAATAAAATTTCGAGGCGCGCATGTCATTATACAGTAATTATATTGGTATCGATATTGGAAAAATTTCTTTTGTTGTAGCGATGTATGGCTCAAAAAAGATATACGAATATGAAAATAATCCGACAGGTATTAAAGCGTTTATAAACGATTTCAAGAGTAAATTAAAATATGCTTTAACTGTATTAGAAACGACAGGTGGTTATGAGATGCAATTATTGCTCACTTTGTGTGAGTCAGGGTTTGCAGTACATCGAGCTAATACACGTAAGGTCAAACGATTTATTCAATCTTATGGCAATGAGGCAAAGACGGATAAACTGGATGCCCTCTCATTGGCTTTATATGGGTATGAGCGAGCACAACGACTAGAACTATTTACTCCTCAATCAACAAAAGCCCTTGCCTTATTTGAGTTGGTGCAGCGTCGTAATGATTTAAAACAAATGCTTGTTGCAGAAAAGAATAGATTAAAAGCTCCTCGCGCGGACATCATCAAAGCGAGCTGTAATGCAATGCTCGAGGTGCTTAATAATCAAATCAAGACCATTACAGATGAAATAAATACCTTGATAGAGGCTGACTCTGTGTTAAGAGAAAAAAAAGCTATTCTAAAAACTATTCCCGGCATAGGGGATATCATTGCTAATGAGCTTCTTGTCTTATTACCAGAATTAGGTTCCTTAACGCGACGTAAAATTGCTTCGCTTGCTGGCCTTGCACCAAAGGCAAATGATAGCGGGCAGTTTAGCGGTTATCGGTGTATTGGTTATGGCAGATGTGGAATTAAGCCCATATTATTCTTAGCTGCCATGGCTGCAAGAAATTCAAATTCTAGCTTAAAATCTTTCTACAATCAGTTAATTTCTTCCGGAAAGAAAAAGATGGTAGCTTTAACTGCTTTAATGCGAAAAATCATTGTTATTGCAAATGCCAGAATAAGAGATTTTAATTCGGGATTATTTTGTGCATGATGATAGATTAATTAACTCATGTTACGCACTAAACCTTGCTGCTCCCTGAAATTTAATTAAAATTTCATCCCTGATTTTTAGGGAGGAAGATTTAATGGATATGCTTGATATTTATACTGACTATTTAATTTGCCAGAATAAATATGCCACAGCTACAGGTTTATCG contains:
- a CDS encoding HlyD family secretion protein, yielding MNLSVFTRFKYWPQVSVLALLLIGYSLYRYFAFYDTRSSDAYVSAHVINMAPLVSGPVTGIFIRENQAVRKGEKLIEIDPLPYLYAVRKAESALNIARLNYENDKMALIMAQQKLKQAKLILALSQDHFARYSKLEIKGDMAKITLIDLTEKIKQQEAAVEEAVQELKIAEINVDDNPILKAQAELDEARYLYEHTTIKAPATGYVTNFNLRIGQYVKTGEGLFALIDTNIWWIVTRYRETALRLIKPGDKARIMIDMYPGKVFHGHVESIGWGINRVQSGNVAKSTLSYLEPTEDWIRIAQRFPVRILIDDLTEKYPLRIGASATTVTYR
- a CDS encoding FUSC family protein, with the translated sequence MSAFLPFIPQTAENRAAIRTAIATLTAVLLAFKFHFETPYWSGMTVVITSNLYTGNIIDKALMRIIGTIAGAFLGFIAAGLVVNSFLLYLLTSFLLVAVAVYYYNFSRYAYAWLLGSLTALIIISQLAVNPQNVLYVAIWRSVEIALGVFVSSLFALSVFPNPIKKILIKQFDILLADLDKCLKQLYACLTDSSKDFQTLAESNVQLKIHCRKAVELIGAMPKDPSIKKENIDRYRALLESIYQLARLFQYQISQPIKPYHLPVFLPLKEVFHALENDISSLRFALKKPQSRQQPLQLQASLQQFELQFKKNRSLLTAFLPSIYSLSHFMKGVEQHLMAMKLLLERKEIKEQPSIYINAQKRLRNDPDIIKHSVRAGITIVLALLIWLASSWPGGINGIISSIVISVRKHLYEMKNISSHRFIGCFIGGGIALTSLALVRMNLYDFIVILLFSVWLFSYFSFKYPQYAYIGLQANIALIITLAQGGGPPHTLAPPLERLAGIIMGIIASFAVGNLLWRTDAWIILRRYLNKLFYYMTENLNTVLCSKKEDVRLHDLTNLFWLSRGLIETLSAQKLSAGKEKQLVGLRNRFEHYVIIQATISYVYSSVNIEKARTTAKNYDLPLTVIETGIIDLYRYKKKKTVPALEKQLQQSFAVIQHMPLKENGSDDELRNILAYLNALKQFFLKYI
- a CDS encoding capsule assembly Wzi family protein — translated: MFRYSFFLLTLISHMVSASVYPVMVGNEKVLIKVWQGEGKKTFVHLHQNETTALKAAKTVFRQQKAGLLTLQHSGGRNIHFRLNHQRFEFDPNRIFTDKGIKASLKKYSHYTPEAYQEVKKLAEAILKHLPEGRIIAVHNNQGYSIRDYLPGHSLASDAKAVYLSPGHYFRNFYLVTQKKDYLHFKTLGLNGVLQAENASDDGSLSVLFRHKSYINVEAGYNQLSEQIQMLNLA
- a CDS encoding IS110 family transposase, producing the protein MSLYSNYIGIDIGKISFVVAMYGSKKIYEYENNPTGIKAFINDFKSKLKYALTVLETTGGYEMQLLLTLCESGFAVHRANTRKVKRFIQSYGNEAKTDKLDALSLALYGYERAQRLELFTPQSTKALALFELVQRRNDLKQMLVAEKNRLKAPRADIIKASCNAMLEVLNNQIKTITDEINTLIEADSVLREKKAILKTIPGIGDIIANELLVLLPELGSLTRRKIASLAGLAPKANDSGQFSGYRCIGYGRCGIKPILFLAAMAARNSNSSLKSFYNQLISSGKKKMVALTALMRKIIVIANARIRDFNSGLFCA